A portion of the bacterium genome contains these proteins:
- a CDS encoding glycosyltransferase family 4 protein: MKRMQPIPQFPKIAFIMPSLVDMLPSGVTTFVRQMADGFCEYGDSFRVVEIPHGNYEPEVSGAQCRAGVLTGMVGKSAAEDSRYYKNREDSESGAHVGPVTPPATDERAPLGTAATTVHIKPVSLSLFWGYLKLLWIDIRRVWAVRGQCRHRFILTNQFGCETLPVALRLVFPLARIVAISHTHPGNGAEANHWVRRWVERACYWSLNDILYNSGSSRREWAGKLGLPSSKGRVIHLGTEPPDLSIPDDYPSRQEGIVDFLCVARFVSWKGQGSLIRVWREVIKRGERCARLVLIGDGQCLDAVRRDAEEAGLGSCVVFMGGRPNADRYFNAANVAVLLSSEPEAFGLTLLEAMSREKPVLASRMGGIPEIVVHEETGLLVSPNDYEKVADGVCYLTSSVVERQRLGKNGRQRWEDCFTVERMIRRYESYFMDLDMKGKR, encoded by the coding sequence ATGAAACGAATGCAACCAATTCCCCAATTCCCCAAAATCGCCTTCATTATGCCTTCACTGGTGGACATGCTGCCCAGCGGGGTGACGACATTTGTGCGTCAAATGGCTGATGGGTTCTGTGAGTATGGGGATAGTTTCAGGGTAGTAGAGATTCCTCATGGGAATTATGAGCCAGAAGTGAGCGGAGCACAATGTAGGGCCGGTGTCCTCACCGGCATGGTCGGGAAGAGCGCGGCTGAGGACAGCCGCTACTACAAGAATCGAGAAGATAGTGAGAGCGGAGCACATGTAGGGCCGGTGACCCCACCGGCAACGGACGAAAGAGCGCCGCTGGGGACAGCGGCTACTACAGTTCATATAAAGCCTGTATCTCTATCTCTTTTTTGGGGTTACTTAAAACTCCTTTGGATAGACATCCGGCGGGTATGGGCGGTTCGCGGGCAATGCCGGCATCGTTTTATCCTTACCAATCAATTTGGATGCGAGACGCTTCCCGTTGCTCTCCGGTTGGTTTTTCCTCTTGCCCGAATTGTGGCAATCAGCCATACGCATCCTGGGAATGGGGCTGAGGCGAATCACTGGGTACGGCGTTGGGTCGAGCGGGCCTGCTATTGGAGCCTTAACGACATTCTCTACAATTCCGGATCTTCCCGGCGTGAATGGGCTGGCAAGTTGGGTCTTCCCTCGTCCAAGGGACGTGTTATACATCTTGGCACCGAACCTCCTGATTTGTCCATTCCTGATGATTATCCTTCCCGGCAGGAAGGGATTGTTGATTTCCTGTGTGTGGCCCGATTTGTGAGCTGGAAAGGGCAGGGGAGTCTTATTCGGGTATGGCGGGAGGTTATCAAGCGGGGTGAAAGATGCGCCCGACTGGTATTGATCGGTGATGGGCAATGTCTTGATGCGGTCCGACGGGATGCAGAGGAGGCTGGCCTCGGGTCCTGTGTGGTGTTCATGGGCGGGCGGCCCAATGCGGATCGATATTTCAATGCTGCTAATGTGGCAGTCCTATTGTCGTCAGAGCCTGAGGCCTTTGGGCTGACACTGCTTGAGGCCATGAGTCGTGAAAAACCGGTTTTGGCGAGCCGTATGGGGGGGATTCCTGAGATTGTTGTACATGAAGAGACGGGACTGCTGGTTAGTCCGAATGATTATGAAAAGGTGGCTGATGGCGTCTGTTATTTGACGTCCTCAGTAGTTGAACGACAGCGATTGGGTAAGAATGGGCGGCAACGATGGGAAGACTGCTTTACGGTTGAGCGGATGATTCGCAGATATGAGTCCTATTTCATGGATTTGGATATGAAGGGTAAACGATGA
- a CDS encoding glycosyltransferase, translating to MASSSIPLVSICLPNLNTRPFLEARMASIFDQTLRDWELVVCDSYSSDGAWEYFQQFRNDPRVQLSQIPREGVYAGWNECLKRAQGQYVYVATSDDTANPDLLERMVGVLEKHPDVDLVVCKFVFIDQAGLEMSPPPFPQVGAFYDPWRDKVHRRNGLLEFLVHVGLDCPSWTSITSVVIRRRLIDKIGFFRADCGTCADRLWAMKACLVTDTLSIPDCLATWRQHSMQASRLRPSIMDVRRNWMLSAETLAACEDRLPNEWKRDVRWRERILRNVRGQYYKRIGLDRSTFLTKPWAFLQGLAYASLHEPGYLRRRIATGLTWNQDDFGNEEHYVRQLIQDWHVPWPPEPLVAC from the coding sequence ATGGCCTCTAGTTCTATACCCCTCGTCTCCATTTGTCTACCCAATCTGAATACCCGCCCTTTTTTGGAGGCACGGATGGCCTCGATTTTCGACCAGACCCTGCGGGACTGGGAACTGGTTGTATGTGATAGTTATTCGAGTGATGGGGCATGGGAATATTTTCAACAATTTCGTAATGATCCACGCGTGCAGCTGTCCCAGATTCCGCGGGAAGGTGTGTATGCAGGATGGAATGAGTGTTTGAAGCGCGCGCAAGGGCAGTATGTGTATGTTGCGACAAGCGATGATACTGCAAATCCGGATCTGTTGGAACGAATGGTCGGGGTGTTGGAAAAGCATCCCGATGTGGATCTGGTGGTTTGTAAGTTTGTGTTCATTGATCAAGCCGGGCTGGAAATGTCGCCCCCGCCATTTCCGCAAGTGGGCGCCTTTTATGATCCATGGCGGGATAAGGTGCATCGCCGCAATGGTTTGCTCGAGTTTCTGGTGCATGTGGGGTTGGACTGCCCTTCATGGACCTCAATTACCTCGGTGGTGATCCGGCGGCGTCTGATTGATAAAATTGGTTTTTTTCGGGCGGATTGCGGGACGTGCGCGGACCGATTGTGGGCGATGAAGGCTTGTTTGGTGACTGATACGCTTTCCATCCCTGACTGTTTGGCCACCTGGCGCCAGCACTCCATGCAGGCGTCGCGGCTTCGCCCATCCATCATGGATGTGAGGCGCAATTGGATGCTTTCTGCGGAAACATTGGCGGCCTGCGAGGACCGGTTACCAAATGAGTGGAAGAGGGATGTCCGGTGGCGTGAGAGAATCCTGAGGAATGTTAGGGGACAGTATTATAAACGCATCGGGTTAGATCGCTCAACGTTCCTAACCAAACCGTGGGCGTTCCTGCAGGGGTTGGCTTATGCGAGTCTCCACGAGCCAGGATATTTGAGGCGGAGGATTGCGACGGGACTGACCTGGAATCAGGATGATTTTGGCAATGAAGAGCATTATGTGAGGCAACTCATCCAAGATTGGCACGTTCCCTGGCCACCGGAGCCTTTAGTGGCGTGTTGA
- a CDS encoding methyltransferase translates to MRHIIQRITRKLRLKRYSIGLLSVKPVSDVFGFDRGTPIDRLYIENFLAKNRKCIQGKVLEVAEATYTAKFGDDVSVSQILNFDEPNSDTTLKGDLTDPQGLPSSVYDCFICTQTLNFIYDVKSAIIGCRKLLADGGVFLGTVAGLSQISRYDMDRWGDYWRFTDLSIRKMFEEVFGEGHVEVQIYGNALAASAFIQGLAVEDIPKASKLMQVDKNYQIIIGIRAVK, encoded by the coding sequence ATGAGACACATTATACAAAGAATCACGCGGAAATTAAGATTAAAGAGGTATTCGATAGGTCTGCTTTCTGTCAAACCCGTTAGCGACGTGTTTGGTTTCGATAGGGGTACGCCTATTGATAGATTATATATTGAAAACTTTTTGGCTAAAAATAGAAAATGTATTCAAGGAAAAGTTCTTGAAGTAGCTGAGGCAACTTATACAGCGAAATTTGGAGACGACGTAAGCGTCAGTCAAATATTGAATTTTGATGAACCGAACAGTGATACAACGCTTAAAGGCGATTTGACTGACCCCCAGGGGCTGCCTTCATCCGTTTATGATTGCTTTATTTGCACGCAAACACTCAATTTTATTTATGACGTAAAATCTGCGATTATAGGATGCCGTAAACTTCTTGCGGATGGGGGTGTGTTTTTAGGAACGGTTGCAGGTTTGTCGCAAATATCAAGGTATGACATGGATCGATGGGGTGACTATTGGCGTTTTACCGATTTGTCCATCCGAAAGATGTTTGAAGAAGTATTCGGAGAAGGGCATGTGGAAGTGCAGATATATGGTAATGCCTTGGCTGCAAGTGCATTTATACAAGGATTAGCGGTTGAAGATATCCCTAAGGCCTCGAAACTTATGCAAGTGGACAAAAATTATCAAATCATCATTGGGATAAGAGCTGTCAAATGA
- a CDS encoding glycosyltransferase: protein MKTRPLKILQVSKVDISGGAERVAWDLFQRFRERQQESWLAVSRKVSDDNKVFEIPASEQLNRWVHFWNSVQNRMVELSPRIHRMGLWRGSRLIPWLANPRKSWERFRGIEDFRHAGFCHLLKRLPAKPDIIHCHNLHGGYFDLRVLPSLSRQTPVMLTLHDAWLLSGHCAHSFACERWKMGCGHCPDLTIYPEIARDATAHNWRRKQKLYQGCRLYVATPSKWLMDKVKQSMLMPGIAEYRVIPNGVDLAIFNPQDRGCARELLGIPPHSRVLLFAANSIRNNPWKDYQMMREVLGQVDISMKGQELLLIALGEDAPSEKIGRATIRFVPYQRDTRLVSRYYQAADVYVHAAKADTFPLTVIEALACGTPVVATAVGGIPEQIDEGETGYLAVPGDSRMMAARIVEILHSDALRAKLGRKAVERARQSFDLNRQANDYLTWYHKILSQKY from the coding sequence ATGAAAACGAGGCCACTCAAAATTCTTCAGGTTAGCAAGGTCGATATTTCCGGCGGTGCGGAACGTGTGGCGTGGGATTTGTTCCAGCGGTTCAGAGAACGGCAACAGGAGTCGTGGCTGGCAGTCTCCAGGAAAGTTTCTGACGACAATAAAGTTTTTGAAATACCGGCTTCTGAACAGTTGAATCGGTGGGTGCATTTTTGGAATAGCGTTCAAAATCGAATGGTTGAGCTGAGTCCCAGGATTCACAGGATGGGGCTCTGGCGTGGTAGTCGCCTGATACCCTGGCTGGCGAACCCTCGGAAATCATGGGAACGCTTTCGCGGTATTGAGGACTTTCGGCATGCTGGATTCTGTCACCTGTTAAAGCGGTTGCCTGCAAAACCGGATATCATCCACTGCCACAATCTGCATGGTGGATATTTTGATTTGCGCGTACTTCCGTCTTTGAGTAGGCAAACACCGGTCATGCTGACTTTACATGATGCGTGGTTGCTGAGCGGGCATTGTGCGCACTCTTTTGCGTGTGAGAGGTGGAAGATGGGATGCGGTCACTGTCCCGATCTCACTATTTATCCCGAGATTGCGAGGGATGCCACCGCTCATAATTGGCGGCGTAAGCAGAAACTCTATCAGGGGTGTCGGCTTTATGTGGCAACACCGTCAAAATGGCTGATGGATAAAGTTAAGCAATCCATGTTGATGCCTGGGATCGCAGAATATCGAGTCATTCCAAACGGGGTTGATCTTGCAATCTTCAATCCCCAAGATAGAGGTTGTGCACGTGAGTTGCTTGGTATTCCTCCTCATTCTCGCGTGCTCCTCTTTGCGGCAAACAGCATCCGGAATAATCCTTGGAAAGATTATCAGATGATGCGGGAGGTTTTGGGACAGGTTGATATAAGTATGAAAGGACAGGAGCTTCTTTTGATTGCACTGGGAGAGGATGCTCCGTCTGAAAAAATTGGTCGGGCTACAATTCGCTTTGTGCCTTACCAGCGGGACACGAGACTTGTTTCCCGTTACTATCAGGCGGCAGACGTTTATGTTCATGCCGCAAAAGCGGATACATTCCCCTTAACCGTTATCGAGGCGCTTGCCTGCGGAACTCCTGTTGTTGCCACCGCTGTTGGGGGTATTCCAGAACAGATTGACGAGGGTGAAACGGGGTATTTAGCGGTGCCAGGGGATTCCCGTATGATGGCTGCACGAATAGTGGAGATCCTTCACAGTGATGCGCTGCGAGCGAAACTGGGACGAAAAGCTGTAGAACGTGCACGACAGAGTTTTGATTTAAATCGGCAGGCCAATGACTACCTGACATGGTATCATAAAATTCTCAGTCAAAAATACTGA
- a CDS encoding polysaccharide deacetylase family protein, protein MRGIWRAKRLFNRMMPRGAILLYHRVADEPLDPQLLCVSPVHFDEHLQVLRKIFRPMSLASLASQYRFGLMPDRAVAVTFDDGYADNLIGAKPILERNDIPATVFVASGLVGQSAEFWWDELDRLLLTESSLPGELNISINGAVWQWSLGDIACYDSGTARKYSGWTVLSHETPTMRHEIYRFLCKALKGMTCEQQQHVLDTLQKWAGVGSVGRSARRVMTPNEVMRLGQGGIVEVGAHTANHPMLSALPVDAQKSEIIQGKQMLEAWLGRDVNLFAYPYGDKPAYTRETVRIVHEAGFNCSCSNYDGHLYPWTNRYQLPRFVVRNWGGEEFERRLLEYFG, encoded by the coding sequence ATGAGAGGCATATGGCGTGCAAAACGACTGTTTAACCGCATGATGCCCCGAGGCGCAATTTTGTTGTATCACCGTGTTGCCGATGAACCCTTGGATCCACAACTGCTTTGTGTAAGCCCAGTGCATTTTGATGAACACCTTCAGGTGTTGCGAAAAATTTTCCGGCCGATGAGTCTGGCATCACTGGCGTCACAGTATAGGTTTGGTCTGATGCCGGATCGCGCGGTGGCAGTGACGTTCGATGATGGATATGCCGACAACCTGATCGGAGCCAAGCCGATCCTTGAACGAAATGACATTCCTGCCACAGTTTTTGTGGCGAGCGGTCTTGTTGGGCAATCGGCTGAGTTTTGGTGGGATGAACTGGATCGACTGCTGCTGACCGAAAGCTCCTTGCCGGGTGAATTAAACATCAGTATCAATGGCGCTGTTTGGCAATGGTCCCTAGGAGACATTGCCTGCTATGATTCAGGGACTGCTCGGAAATATTCCGGATGGACAGTGTTGAGCCATGAGACGCCAACCATGCGACATGAGATTTACCGTTTCCTTTGCAAGGCATTGAAAGGTATGACCTGTGAACAGCAACAGCACGTTCTGGATACATTACAAAAATGGGCTGGCGTGGGATCGGTAGGACGTTCTGCCCGTCGTGTTATGACGCCGAATGAAGTGATGAGATTGGGCCAGGGCGGGATCGTTGAAGTGGGCGCTCATACAGCGAACCACCCTATGTTGTCGGCCCTTCCTGTGGATGCCCAGAAGTCGGAAATTATTCAGGGTAAGCAGATGCTGGAGGCGTGGTTGGGGCGGGATGTAAATCTTTTCGCCTATCCCTATGGGGATAAACCCGCCTACACCCGTGAAACGGTGAGGATTGTTCATGAGGCTGGTTTTAACTGTTCCTGCTCGAACTACGACGGTCATTTATACCCGTGGACCAATCGCTACCAGTTGCCGCGGTTTGTGGTGAGAAATTGGGGAGGCGAGGAGTTTGAGCGGAGATTACTTGAATATTTTGGATGA
- a CDS encoding glycosyltransferase family 2 protein, with the protein MKTAIAFFVYRRPDYTRRVWEEICKAKPPVLLIVADGPRDEQDRVKCDATRAIVDLVDWPCDVRRNYSLVNMGCRDRMASGLDWVFEEVEEAIILEDDCLPDQSFFTFCDVMLDRYRLDTRVMHIGGNNVGDKKNLNSSGYYFSMLVDVWGWATWRRAWHYYDLKVSAWPQAREAGLLESVCGSRGERAFWGEAFDRQYRGASKTWDSSWVFTIWVQHGVAIVPGVNLVSNIGVGADSTHRQDDKWYMNMPTESLVRIEHLEIMMINTAADRWTYGQMYKPTLWTRIQETVLNPWAYGAFIRKMPVVGVWWARWRTWRKSAL; encoded by the coding sequence ATGAAAACAGCTATTGCATTTTTCGTTTACAGGCGACCCGATTACACACGACGGGTCTGGGAAGAAATCTGCAAAGCCAAACCGCCTGTATTGTTGATTGTGGCCGACGGGCCTCGTGATGAGCAAGACCGGGTAAAGTGTGATGCGACGCGGGCTATCGTGGATCTGGTGGATTGGCCTTGCGATGTCCGACGAAACTATTCTCTAGTCAACATGGGGTGTCGTGACCGGATGGCCTCCGGCCTGGATTGGGTCTTTGAGGAGGTTGAGGAGGCTATTATCCTTGAAGATGATTGCCTGCCGGATCAAAGTTTCTTCACCTTTTGTGATGTCATGCTTGATCGCTACAGATTAGACACAAGGGTAATGCACATTGGTGGGAATAACGTTGGAGATAAAAAGAATCTCAATTCATCTGGCTATTATTTTTCCATGTTGGTGGATGTTTGGGGGTGGGCAACTTGGCGACGTGCATGGCATTATTACGATCTGAAAGTAAGTGCTTGGCCACAGGCCAGGGAGGCGGGACTCTTGGAATCTGTATGTGGAAGTCGTGGAGAACGTGCATTTTGGGGGGAGGCGTTTGATCGGCAATATCGTGGTGCCAGTAAAACTTGGGATTCTTCCTGGGTGTTTACTATATGGGTACAGCATGGAGTCGCTATTGTGCCAGGTGTTAACCTTGTGTCAAACATTGGGGTGGGCGCGGATTCCACCCATCGGCAAGACGATAAATGGTATATGAATATGCCGACGGAGTCCCTCGTTAGGATTGAGCACCTCGAAATCATGATGATCAATACGGCGGCTGATCGCTGGACTTACGGGCAGATGTATAAGCCCACTTTGTGGACGCGGATTCAAGAAACAGTTCTTAATCCCTGGGCCTATGGAGCCTTTATTCGGAAAATGCCTGTTGTGGGTGTCTGGTGGGCGAGATGGCGGACCTGGCGGAAGAGTGCGTTGTGA
- a CDS encoding glycosyltransferase, whose amino-acid sequence MSCGSKFSVLVPVYNHDRYIGAALDSLLAQDDADWEAIVVNDGSIDLTPGIIEEYAKRDSRIRVFHKANGGVSTALNYGLARAQGEWICWLSSDDLFTASKLRIHRRAITAHPECRFFFTHFQEMADDTGQITTPPLWNNIPEKPWQVIESLKGAYIHGNSICVKADAWKKAGGFDETLRQGQDYDMWLRLLLSNPAEFIPDRTCITRVHPGQTTNQFPEACFFDSCKAVITTLNKHRFEELFPLLDLRKKQDAIGATEKCLDVAADVRSPFLYGLGPHPALLLRLVEWVNNRVDRRLAVSLKRFVNRRADAIANGIKERGHGVFWKVAGSPLCWSPSPFNYRCVDPVELAITTCWRYEAGGNEKAAPLRRYITGITGRSFAGAQADAGVTAKEGNVIIVAQMGERLDASPPYGTLNATLAVANAITSTGRDLFLLIGSDEPMGLIGGVSFIGLHEERYVGQVMARLGPIDTLIGISRADIFRKVFARRRLVYHHGPHPIQEAGGRYVSASAINKAEVHVVCPSLYTESILVAGGISPGLVHVILNGYDQRVFRLDSVGSRLPHSLIFAGMIVPYKGVDIALKAFKILKLQFPDATFSIYGKIGDWFDHRDHVMEEGWLGGDILPNWSVIERALPGISYKGEASSEDLAQAFRAHSLLVMPSRVAETFGLVSLEAQACGCIPVLPRKGGFVETAMDGVTGYFYTEEDAAGLASFIGELWSQHLPLESQRIEAAKRVSSCFAWETAGLQFLKVMNSVPVRHEKLHEMFYRAWLAHEIKSIVIETLLKMYWSVMRWTKPFRHSVGLRRRTLRHDGVRESSHLKRNSPSKEFW is encoded by the coding sequence ATGAGTTGTGGGTCTAAATTCTCTGTGCTGGTGCCGGTATATAATCATGACCGATATATTGGTGCGGCGCTTGATTCCTTGCTTGCGCAAGACGATGCGGACTGGGAAGCCATTGTGGTTAATGACGGCTCCATCGACCTGACCCCCGGCATCATCGAAGAGTATGCAAAGCGCGATTCACGCATTCGAGTATTTCATAAGGCTAATGGGGGGGTGTCAACTGCACTCAATTATGGGTTGGCTCGGGCGCAGGGCGAATGGATTTGCTGGTTAAGTTCAGACGATTTATTTACGGCGTCCAAGCTAAGAATCCATCGGAGGGCCATCACCGCGCATCCCGAATGCCGTTTCTTTTTCACGCATTTTCAGGAGATGGCTGATGACACCGGTCAGATCACCACCCCCCCCCTCTGGAACAACATTCCTGAAAAACCATGGCAAGTCATCGAGTCCCTCAAGGGTGCGTATATCCACGGGAACAGCATTTGCGTAAAGGCTGATGCCTGGAAAAAGGCGGGGGGATTTGATGAAACTTTACGCCAGGGGCAGGATTACGACATGTGGTTGCGGTTGCTGCTGAGTAACCCCGCAGAATTCATTCCGGATAGAACTTGCATCACGCGCGTACATCCGGGCCAGACTACGAACCAGTTTCCTGAAGCCTGTTTTTTTGATTCGTGCAAAGCCGTAATCACTACCCTCAACAAGCATCGTTTTGAGGAGTTGTTTCCTCTCCTCGATTTGCGGAAGAAACAGGATGCCATCGGTGCAACTGAAAAGTGCCTCGATGTTGCGGCGGATGTCAGGAGTCCGTTTCTTTATGGGTTGGGGCCGCATCCGGCCTTGCTGCTTCGCTTGGTCGAGTGGGTAAATAATCGGGTTGATAGGCGATTGGCAGTGTCTCTGAAAAGATTCGTCAATCGGCGGGCTGACGCTATTGCCAACGGGATAAAGGAGCGGGGTCATGGGGTGTTTTGGAAAGTTGCTGGTAGCCCGCTGTGTTGGTCTCCTTCGCCATTCAATTACCGGTGTGTGGATCCTGTTGAACTCGCGATTACAACCTGCTGGCGCTACGAGGCAGGTGGCAATGAGAAGGCGGCTCCTTTACGCCGCTATATCACGGGCATTACAGGGCGATCATTTGCAGGGGCTCAGGCAGATGCAGGGGTTACTGCTAAAGAAGGGAATGTAATCATAGTGGCCCAGATGGGCGAGAGGTTGGATGCCTCACCCCCCTATGGGACATTGAATGCCACGCTTGCGGTTGCAAACGCCATTACCAGTACAGGCCGAGATTTGTTTCTGTTGATTGGATCTGATGAACCCATGGGACTGATCGGAGGGGTGTCCTTCATTGGGCTGCATGAGGAAAGGTATGTAGGACAAGTTATGGCGAGGTTGGGACCCATTGATACCCTGATTGGAATCTCACGTGCGGATATTTTTCGGAAAGTGTTCGCGCGACGACGCCTGGTTTATCATCATGGGCCACATCCCATACAAGAAGCGGGTGGGAGGTATGTCTCCGCGTCGGCAATCAATAAGGCCGAAGTCCATGTTGTGTGCCCCTCTTTGTACACAGAGAGTATTTTGGTTGCTGGCGGGATATCTCCTGGATTAGTTCACGTAATACTGAATGGGTACGATCAGCGAGTATTCAGGCTCGACTCTGTGGGGAGTCGCTTGCCCCACAGTTTGATATTCGCCGGGATGATCGTACCCTATAAGGGTGTGGATATAGCCTTGAAGGCCTTCAAAATATTGAAACTCCAGTTTCCCGATGCGACGTTTTCGATATATGGAAAAATAGGGGACTGGTTCGATCACAGGGATCATGTGATGGAAGAAGGATGGCTGGGGGGTGACATCCTCCCCAATTGGAGTGTCATTGAAAGAGCGCTGCCGGGCATATCCTATAAAGGGGAAGCATCTTCCGAGGATTTGGCTCAAGCTTTCCGGGCACACTCTTTACTGGTGATGCCATCGCGCGTGGCTGAGACGTTCGGACTTGTTTCGCTTGAGGCGCAAGCCTGCGGCTGCATTCCTGTATTGCCAAGGAAAGGGGGTTTTGTCGAAACGGCAATGGATGGAGTCACGGGCTATTTCTACACGGAGGAAGATGCGGCGGGTTTGGCGAGTTTCATTGGTGAACTATGGAGCCAGCACTTGCCTTTGGAAAGCCAGCGAATTGAAGCAGCAAAAAGAGTATCTTCTTGTTTTGCTTGGGAAACGGCGGGGCTGCAGTTTCTAAAGGTGATGAACAGTGTTCCGGTGCGTCATGAGAAACTTCATGAAATGTTCTACAGAGCATGGCTTGCCCATGAGATCAAAAGTATAGTTATTGAGACATTGTTGAAGATGTACTGGAGTGTAATGCGTTGGACGAAGCCGTTCCGCCACTCCGTTGGCCTTCGCCGGCGCACGTTGAGACATGATGGGGTGCGAGAATCTTCACACCTTAAGCGCAACAGCCCGTCCAAGGAGTTCTGGTGA
- the wecB gene encoding UDP-N-acetylglucosamine 2-epimerase (non-hydrolyzing) gives MKIMTILGTRPEIIRLSIIIEKLDAHCEHILVHTGQNFTPALKDVFFDELKVRAPDHYLNARGSFGEQLAVMMPAVERLMAEEKPDRLLILGDTNSGLAAVVAKRAGISVYHMEAGNRCFDDKVPEETNRRIIDHSSDILMSYTERSRQNLLREGFEGRRIYVTGNPINEVIRRHEKSVESAGILQQLQLSPKQYMLVTVHRAENVDREDRLAKLLEALSLLELEYRIPVIISTHPRTRQRMAQFGIKTGSKGLHFLEPFGFFDFIKLERNARCVLSDSGTVQEECCILGVPNVTLRDVTERPETIECGSNMLGGVEPERVMRCVRAVIDKPALWSVPAEYQRTDVSDTVVRILIA, from the coding sequence ATGAAAATCATGACCATCCTTGGAACAAGGCCGGAAATCATCCGGCTAAGCATCATAATCGAAAAATTAGACGCCCATTGTGAGCACATTCTTGTGCATACCGGGCAAAATTTCACGCCGGCGCTGAAAGATGTGTTTTTTGACGAACTGAAAGTCCGTGCGCCTGACCATTATTTAAACGCCCGAGGATCATTCGGCGAACAACTTGCAGTCATGATGCCCGCCGTGGAGCGGCTCATGGCGGAGGAAAAGCCGGATCGTCTGTTGATTCTAGGGGACACTAACAGCGGCTTGGCCGCCGTTGTCGCTAAACGCGCCGGTATATCCGTTTACCATATGGAGGCAGGTAATCGTTGTTTCGATGACAAGGTGCCTGAGGAAACTAACCGCCGCATCATTGACCATTCAAGCGACATACTCATGTCGTACACCGAGCGAAGCCGCCAGAATCTTCTGCGCGAAGGCTTCGAGGGGCGCCGGATCTATGTGACGGGAAATCCTATTAACGAGGTGATCCGTCGCCATGAAAAGTCTGTTGAATCAGCCGGCATTTTACAGCAACTACAACTCAGCCCGAAGCAGTATATGCTGGTTACGGTTCATCGTGCGGAAAACGTTGACCGCGAGGATCGCCTGGCCAAGCTGCTCGAAGCTTTATCACTGCTCGAGCTGGAGTACAGGATCCCCGTGATTATCAGCACGCACCCCAGAACGCGCCAGCGTATGGCACAATTCGGTATAAAGACTGGCTCGAAGGGTCTCCATTTTCTCGAGCCTTTTGGGTTTTTCGATTTTATTAAGCTCGAACGTAACGCCCGCTGTGTGTTGAGCGATAGCGGCACCGTGCAAGAAGAATGCTGTATTTTGGGCGTACCCAATGTCACTCTGCGGGATGTAACCGAGCGACCTGAGACCATTGAATGTGGAAGTAATATGTTGGGTGGCGTGGAGCCTGAGCGAGTCATGCGTTGTGTCCGTGCCGTTATAGACAAGCCCGCCCTATGGTCTGTCCCCGCGGAATATCAGCGCACGGATGTGAGTGATACTGTTGTGCGTATACTTATTGCATAA
- a CDS encoding GxxExxY protein, with protein MTRIYANGFNVREIARMDDKRVVWNPDGVVFAEESYQIMGACFAVYNSLGSGFLEPVYQECLELELAALKIPFVAQKELNLTYRGMRLQKTYKADLVCFDKIIVELKAVSALIDEHRAQLINYLHVTGFGLGLLINFGHHPKLEYQRLVKGDCPRMARINANECFSGEIKRGLPANDANKR; from the coding sequence ATGACGCGAATTTACGCGAATGGGTTTAACGTAAGGGAGATTGCACGGATGGATGACAAGAGAGTTGTTTGGAATCCGGATGGGGTGGTTTTTGCGGAAGAAAGCTATCAAATAATGGGCGCTTGTTTCGCGGTCTACAACTCGCTCGGGTCTGGCTTTCTGGAGCCAGTGTATCAGGAATGTCTTGAACTTGAACTGGCTGCTCTGAAGATCCCCTTTGTGGCGCAGAAGGAGCTAAACCTTACCTATCGGGGGATGAGATTGCAGAAAACCTACAAAGCTGATTTGGTCTGCTTCGACAAGATTATCGTGGAATTGAAAGCGGTTTCTGCCTTAATCGATGAGCATCGTGCTCAACTCATTAACTATCTTCACGTAACCGGGTTTGGATTAGGGCTATTGATTAACTTTGGGCATCACCCGAAACTGGAATATCAACGCCTCGTTAAGGGGGATTGCCCGCGAATGGCGCGAATAAACGCGAATGAGTGTTTTAGTGGGGAGATAAAGAGGGGATTGCCCGCGAATGACGCGAATAAACGCTAA